A stretch of the Mycolicibacterium celeriflavum genome encodes the following:
- the serA gene encoding phosphoglycerate dehydrogenase, giving the protein MSLPVVLIADKLAESTVAALGDQVEVRWVDGPDRPKLLAAVPEADALLVRSATTVDAEVLAAAPKLKIVARAGVGLDNVDVDAATARGVLVVNAPTSNIHSAAEHALALMLAAAREIPAADASLRARTWKRSSFSGTEIFGKTVGVVGLGRIGQLVAQRLAAFGTHVVAYDPYVSAARAAQLGIELLTLDELLTRADFISVHLPKTPETAGLIGKGALAKTKPGVIIVNAARGGLIDEDALAEAVSSGHVRAAGIDVFAKEPNTESPLFELPQVVVTPHLGASTAEAQDRAGTDVAASVKLALAGEFVPDAVNVGGGVVGEEVAPWLDLVRKLGLLVGVLCDELPVSLSVQVRGELAGEDVEVLRLSALRGLFSAVIEDPVTFVNAPALAAERGVQADITTATESPNHRSMVDVRAVYADGSVANVAGTLTGPQLVEKIVQINERNFDLRAEGVYLIISYFDRPGTLGKIGTILGGAGINIHAAQLSEDAEGPGATILLRIDRDVPDDVRSAIAEQVGANLLEVVDLS; this is encoded by the coding sequence GTGAGCCTGCCCGTTGTACTGATCGCCGACAAATTGGCTGAGTCGACGGTCGCCGCCCTCGGCGACCAGGTAGAAGTCCGCTGGGTCGACGGCCCGGACCGGCCGAAGTTGCTGGCCGCGGTGCCCGAAGCCGACGCGCTGCTGGTGCGCTCGGCGACGACGGTGGACGCCGAGGTGCTCGCCGCGGCGCCCAAACTCAAGATCGTCGCCCGCGCCGGCGTCGGCCTCGACAACGTCGACGTGGACGCCGCCACCGCCCGCGGGGTGCTGGTGGTCAACGCGCCGACGTCCAACATCCACAGCGCGGCCGAACACGCGCTGGCGCTCATGCTGGCCGCGGCGCGCGAGATCCCCGCCGCCGATGCGTCGCTACGCGCCCGCACCTGGAAGCGCTCGTCGTTCTCGGGGACCGAGATCTTCGGCAAGACGGTCGGCGTGGTGGGCCTGGGCCGCATCGGCCAGCTGGTGGCCCAGCGCCTGGCCGCGTTCGGTACCCACGTCGTGGCCTACGACCCCTACGTCTCGGCGGCCCGCGCGGCGCAACTCGGTATCGAGCTGCTGACCCTCGACGAATTGTTGACCCGAGCCGACTTCATCTCGGTGCACCTGCCCAAGACGCCGGAGACGGCGGGGCTGATCGGCAAGGGCGCGCTGGCGAAGACCAAACCCGGCGTGATCATCGTCAACGCGGCCCGCGGTGGGCTGATCGACGAGGATGCGCTGGCCGAGGCGGTCAGTTCGGGGCATGTCCGGGCGGCGGGCATCGATGTGTTCGCCAAGGAGCCGAACACCGAAAGCCCACTGTTCGAGTTGCCTCAGGTCGTCGTGACCCCCCACCTGGGCGCATCGACCGCGGAGGCGCAGGACCGCGCGGGTACCGACGTCGCGGCCAGCGTGAAGCTGGCACTGGCCGGGGAATTCGTACCCGACGCAGTCAATGTCGGCGGCGGAGTCGTCGGTGAAGAGGTCGCGCCGTGGCTGGATCTGGTCCGCAAGCTCGGCTTGCTGGTCGGCGTGCTGTGCGACGAGCTGCCGGTGTCGCTGTCGGTTCAGGTGCGCGGCGAGCTCGCGGGCGAAGACGTTGAGGTGCTGAGGCTTTCGGCGCTACGCGGGTTGTTCTCGGCCGTCATCGAGGATCCGGTGACATTCGTGAACGCGCCGGCGCTCGCCGCCGAACGCGGAGTGCAGGCCGACATCACCACTGCGACCGAGAGCCCCAACCACCGCAGCATGGTCGACGTGCGAGCGGTCTACGCCGACGGATCGGTCGCCAACGTGGCGGGCACGCTGACGGGCCCGCAACTGGTCGAGAAGATCGTCCAGATCAACGAGCGCAACTTCGATCTGCGCGCCGAAGGCGTTTACCTGATCATCAGTTACTTCGACCGGCCGGGCACGCTGGGCAAGATCGGAACCATCCTCGGTGGTGCCGGCATCAACATCCACGCCGCCCAACTGAGCGAGGACGCCGAGGGGCCGGGTGCGACGATCCTGCTGCGCATCGACCGCGACGTGCCCGACGATGTGCGGTCCGCGATCGCCGAACAGGTCGGCGCCAACCTGCTGGAAGTGGTTGACCTGTCATGA
- a CDS encoding phytoene desaturase family protein yields the protein MDVTVVGSGPNGLAAAVICARSGLSVQVLEAQPTFGGGARTLPDPEFPEISHDICSAVHPLALASPFLSEFDLPARGVTLNVPEVSYANPLPGSRSAVGYHDLDRTAAELEHGQSWRRLFGPMVERDAAVLDLLLGDKRSIPTNPVAAVQVARRLLEQGTPAWGALSGADARALFSGVAAHVISPMPSLVSAGGGLMLGTLAHTVGWPIPVGGSQAIADALIEDLRAHGGVLIADREVTEPPTGVTLFDTAPTALAAIYGDKLPRRYAKALQRYRFGPGVAKVDFVLSDDVPFTDERLRRAPTLHMGGTREQMAHAEREIVAGRHPEWPMVLAALPHLLDPGRIDAKGRRPMWTYAHVPSGSTVDQAEPVTRIFERFAPGFRDIVVAVRSVPAARLGEHNANLVGGDIGVGGNTLMHALGGPTPRLNPWSTPIPGVYLCSSATPPGGGVHGMAGYFAARTVLRREFGIKTMPAVSP from the coding sequence GTGGACGTCACCGTCGTCGGAAGTGGACCCAACGGCTTGGCCGCCGCCGTCATCTGCGCTCGGTCCGGCCTGTCGGTGCAGGTGCTGGAGGCGCAACCCACCTTCGGTGGCGGCGCGCGCACGCTGCCCGATCCCGAGTTCCCGGAGATCTCGCACGACATCTGTTCGGCGGTGCATCCGCTGGCGCTGGCATCGCCGTTCCTTTCCGAGTTCGATCTGCCCGCCCGAGGCGTGACCCTGAACGTGCCCGAAGTGTCCTACGCCAATCCGCTTCCGGGCTCGCGTTCTGCGGTCGGTTATCACGACCTCGACCGGACCGCCGCGGAACTCGAACACGGCCAGTCGTGGCGCAGGCTGTTCGGGCCGATGGTCGAACGCGACGCCGCGGTGCTCGACCTGCTGCTCGGCGACAAGCGCTCGATCCCCACGAATCCGGTTGCCGCCGTACAGGTGGCCCGCCGGCTCCTCGAGCAGGGCACGCCGGCGTGGGGTGCGTTGTCTGGCGCGGATGCGCGTGCGTTGTTCAGTGGTGTTGCCGCGCATGTGATCTCACCGATGCCGTCGCTGGTGTCGGCGGGCGGCGGGCTGATGCTCGGCACGCTCGCGCACACTGTCGGCTGGCCGATCCCCGTCGGCGGCAGCCAGGCCATCGCCGACGCGCTGATCGAAGACCTACGCGCACACGGCGGCGTACTCATCGCCGACCGTGAGGTCACCGAACCGCCTACCGGTGTCACGCTTTTCGACACCGCGCCCACCGCGCTGGCCGCCATCTACGGCGACAAGCTGCCTCGCCGGTACGCAAAAGCGTTACAGCGATACCGATTCGGCCCCGGGGTGGCCAAAGTCGACTTCGTGCTGTCCGACGACGTGCCGTTCACCGACGAGCGACTACGCCGTGCACCGACCCTGCACATGGGTGGCACCCGGGAACAGATGGCCCACGCCGAACGCGAGATCGTCGCCGGCCGACACCCCGAGTGGCCGATGGTGCTCGCCGCCCTGCCACACCTGCTGGATCCCGGTCGAATCGACGCCAAGGGCCGGCGGCCGATGTGGACCTACGCGCATGTGCCGTCCGGTTCGACCGTCGACCAGGCCGAGCCGGTCACCAGAATCTTCGAGCGCTTCGCGCCCGGCTTCCGCGACATCGTGGTTGCGGTCCGGTCCGTGCCCGCCGCGCGGCTGGGAGAGCACAATGCCAACCTCGTCGGCGGGGACATCGGCGTCGGCGGCAACACGCTGATGCACGCGCTGGGCGGACCGACCCCACGGCTCAATCCGTGGAGCACACCCATTCCCGGGGTGTACCTGTGTTCTTCGGCCACCCCTCCCGGCGGGGGCGTGCACGGCATGGCGGGATATTTCGCCGCCCGAACCGTGCTGCGCCGCGAGTTCGGCATCAAGACGATGCCCGCAGTGTCCCCCTGA
- a CDS encoding polyprenyl synthetase family protein — MRAPLLATAAATAPHPSLLAASFPTWSGALRHEVLRTLADFVRTRCVDDLSAAGVDVAADILEAFVAGGKCVRSTYMYLGWRCGAVDDPGALRAAASFELLHAFALLQDDVMDGSTLRRGRPAAHVRFAQWHRERALSGSPERFGEAAAVLLGDLCLVWAQQMMRESGVDDIALARAWPRYDAMRTELAVGQFADLVNDAAEFPEWERVLDVLRRKSGNYTVRRPLEIGAAMAGCEPSLLRLLGEYGEAVGEAFQLRDDVLGIFGSPDITGKPAGSDLFEHKATSVVVAAYHLADATLRRELTQLMSTSDLRDTDIRRWRKLIVATGAVEWIEQLIDSRLTRALDVIDTRALDPVIRTALADMAAACTERAA, encoded by the coding sequence ATGCGCGCCCCGCTGCTGGCGACGGCGGCCGCTACCGCTCCGCATCCGAGCCTGCTGGCCGCATCCTTTCCGACATGGAGCGGCGCCTTGAGGCATGAGGTGTTGCGGACCCTCGCCGATTTCGTCCGTACCCGCTGCGTCGATGACCTCAGCGCCGCCGGAGTCGATGTCGCGGCCGACATACTGGAGGCCTTCGTCGCCGGCGGCAAGTGTGTGCGCTCGACCTATATGTATCTGGGCTGGCGGTGCGGCGCCGTCGACGATCCGGGCGCGTTGCGGGCTGCGGCCAGTTTCGAGTTGCTCCACGCGTTCGCGCTGCTGCAGGACGACGTGATGGACGGCTCCACGCTGCGGCGTGGACGCCCCGCGGCGCACGTCCGGTTCGCGCAGTGGCACCGCGAGCGAGCGCTGTCGGGTTCACCGGAGCGCTTCGGAGAGGCGGCCGCGGTCCTGCTCGGTGACCTGTGTCTGGTTTGGGCCCAGCAGATGATGCGCGAGAGCGGAGTCGACGACATCGCGCTGGCCCGCGCCTGGCCACGCTACGACGCGATGCGCACCGAACTCGCCGTCGGCCAGTTCGCCGACCTGGTCAACGACGCCGCCGAATTCCCCGAGTGGGAGCGGGTTCTCGACGTGCTACGGCGCAAATCAGGCAACTACACCGTGCGCAGGCCGCTCGAGATCGGGGCCGCCATGGCCGGATGCGAGCCGTCTCTGCTGCGGCTGCTCGGGGAGTACGGCGAAGCGGTTGGCGAGGCGTTCCAGTTGCGCGACGACGTCCTGGGTATCTTCGGCTCGCCCGATATCACCGGTAAGCCCGCAGGCAGCGATCTCTTCGAGCACAAGGCGACGAGTGTCGTGGTGGCGGCCTACCACCTTGCCGACGCGACCCTTCGCCGCGAGCTGACGCAGCTGATGAGCACCTCCGACCTCCGGGACACGGACATCCGGCGGTGGCGGAAGCTGATCGTCGCCACCGGTGCCGTGGAATGGATTGAGCAGCTCATTGATTCGCGCCTCACCCGCGCGCTCGATGTGATTGACACCAGAGCGCTGGATCCGGTGATCCGCACCGCGCTGGCCGACATGGCCGCGGCCTGCACCGAACGGGCTGCGTGA
- the crtI gene encoding phytoene desaturase family protein: MRTVGGSTDHVVVVGAGLAGLSAALQLAGRGRTVTVVERGQHPGGRVGRMDIGGYRLDTGPTVLTMPDIIDDAFAAVGETVSDRLDLVDVDPAYRASFADGSTLQVRSDPDAMAAEIERFAGRAEADGYVRLRNWLSKLYQVEFDGFIAANFDSPLSLLTPQLARLAVIGGFRRWDTMVRRYLRDARLQRVFTFQALYAGVPPHRALAVYAVIAYMDTIAGVYFPRGGVRALPDALAAAASDAGVEFRYGSAVSALERRGDRVVAVYTDGGQRIPADAVVLTTELPDTYRLLERTPRRVLALRPAPSAVVAHVGCRAVGPDVAEIGHHTIVFGDEWERTFTDIIDDGRVMNDPSLLVTRPSASDPSLAPVGRELLYILAPAPNLQVGHVDWASTRDRYVDQMMDVVTTRLPRLGADAEVLHIVDPADWARQGMAAGTPFALAHTFSQTGPFRPANTVRGIANVVLAGSSTVPGVGVPTALLSGRLAADRITGLPIRRARSQVVQA; encoded by the coding sequence ATGCGCACCGTCGGGGGCAGCACTGACCACGTTGTGGTGGTCGGCGCCGGGCTCGCCGGACTCTCGGCCGCACTGCAACTCGCCGGCCGTGGCCGCACCGTGACCGTCGTGGAACGCGGACAGCACCCTGGCGGACGGGTCGGCCGGATGGACATCGGCGGCTACCGCCTGGACACCGGCCCGACAGTGCTGACGATGCCCGACATCATCGACGACGCGTTCGCCGCGGTCGGTGAGACCGTTTCGGACCGACTCGACCTGGTCGACGTCGATCCGGCATACCGCGCGTCGTTCGCCGACGGCAGCACGCTGCAGGTGCGCAGCGATCCCGACGCGATGGCCGCCGAGATCGAACGCTTCGCCGGCCGTGCCGAAGCCGACGGCTATGTGCGCCTGCGCAACTGGTTGTCGAAGCTGTACCAGGTCGAGTTCGACGGGTTCATCGCCGCGAACTTCGACTCACCGCTATCGCTGCTCACTCCGCAACTGGCCCGACTGGCCGTCATCGGCGGCTTCCGCCGGTGGGACACGATGGTGCGCCGCTATCTGCGCGACGCGCGACTTCAGCGCGTGTTCACCTTCCAGGCGCTGTATGCGGGCGTGCCGCCCCATCGGGCGCTGGCGGTGTACGCGGTGATCGCCTACATGGACACCATCGCGGGCGTCTACTTCCCGCGCGGCGGGGTGCGCGCGCTTCCCGATGCGCTGGCCGCGGCCGCATCCGACGCGGGCGTCGAATTCCGTTACGGCTCCGCGGTGTCGGCGCTGGAACGCAGGGGCGACCGCGTGGTGGCCGTGTACACCGACGGCGGTCAGCGAATACCCGCCGACGCGGTGGTGCTCACCACCGAGCTGCCCGACACCTATCGGCTGCTCGAAAGGACACCGCGTCGCGTGCTTGCGCTTCGACCCGCGCCGTCGGCGGTCGTCGCCCATGTCGGTTGCCGCGCGGTCGGACCGGATGTCGCCGAAATCGGTCACCACACCATCGTTTTCGGTGACGAGTGGGAGCGGACGTTCACCGACATCATCGATGACGGACGTGTGATGAATGATCCGTCGTTGTTGGTCACCCGGCCCAGCGCGAGCGACCCCTCGCTGGCACCCGTCGGCCGCGAGCTGCTCTACATCCTCGCGCCGGCACCCAATCTCCAAGTAGGACACGTCGACTGGGCGTCGACGCGGGACCGCTATGTGGACCAGATGATGGACGTCGTCACCACCCGGCTACCCCGGCTGGGAGCGGACGCCGAGGTGTTGCACATCGTGGATCCGGCGGATTGGGCGCGTCAAGGCATGGCCGCCGGCACCCCGTTCGCCCTCGCGCACACGTTCAGCCAGACCGGCCCCTTCCGTCCCGCCAACACCGTGCGCGGCATCGCGAATGTGGTGCTCGCCGGGTCGTCGACCGTCCCCGGTGTCGGCGTGCCGACCGCGCTGCTGTCCGGGCGGTTGGCCGCCGACCGAATCACCGGCCTACCGATACGGCGGGCCCGCAGCCAGGTGGTGCAAGCATGA
- a CDS encoding phytoene/squalene synthase family protein, translated as MIGSELDAAGVHDPALREAYRRCRTINAEHGRTFFLATRLLAPEQRPAVHALYGFARRADDILDDFDPVVSMSERAEQLQRLATELFNCLAQGSCDDDDPTLAAVVHCARRYDIPWELFDDFLGSMRMDLTVTDYPDRAALDRYMYGSAEVIGLQLLPVLGTVGPPEEAAPYAAALGKAFQLTNFLRDIDEDLERGRVYLPADELAAHGVDRDVLTWCRENRRTDAKVRRALVEQHAINRRVYDYARRGIAQLRPRSRPCVTAALTLYSEILDRIEEIDFAVFSQRASVGVGRRIRVGGTGLVKAWAARHRDHRV; from the coding sequence ATGATCGGTTCCGAACTCGACGCCGCGGGCGTACATGACCCGGCCCTGCGCGAGGCCTATCGACGTTGCCGCACAATCAACGCCGAGCACGGCCGCACGTTCTTCCTGGCCACCCGGTTGCTTGCCCCCGAACAGCGTCCCGCCGTGCACGCTCTGTACGGTTTCGCCCGCCGCGCCGACGACATCCTCGACGACTTCGACCCCGTAGTCAGCATGAGTGAACGCGCAGAGCAGTTGCAGCGGCTGGCCACCGAGCTTTTCAACTGCCTCGCGCAGGGCAGCTGCGACGACGACGACCCGACGCTCGCCGCGGTCGTGCACTGCGCGCGCCGGTACGACATCCCGTGGGAGTTGTTCGACGACTTCCTCGGCTCGATGCGCATGGACCTGACGGTCACCGACTATCCCGACCGGGCCGCGCTCGACCGCTACATGTACGGCTCGGCGGAGGTCATCGGGCTACAACTGCTGCCCGTGCTCGGCACCGTCGGACCGCCCGAGGAAGCCGCGCCGTATGCCGCTGCGCTCGGAAAGGCCTTCCAGCTCACCAACTTCCTGCGGGACATCGACGAGGACCTCGAGCGCGGCAGGGTCTACCTGCCCGCCGACGAACTGGCCGCGCACGGGGTGGACCGGGACGTGCTGACGTGGTGCCGCGAGAACCGGCGCACCGACGCCAAGGTGCGACGCGCGCTGGTCGAACAACATGCCATCAACCGGCGCGTCTACGACTACGCGCGGCGCGGTATCGCCCAGCTGCGCCCTCGTTCCCGGCCGTGTGTGACGGCGGCCCTGACGCTGTACTCCGAAATTCTCGATCGCATCGAGGAGATCGACTTCGCCGTGTTCAGCCAGCGCGCCTCCGTCGGCGTCGGCCGCCGTATCCGGGTCGGCGGGACCGGACTGGTCAAGGCGTGGGCCGCACGGCATCGGGACCACAGGGTGTGA